GGTGAACAATTATCGGGCGAGTGGTGGCGGTAACTTCCCGCACATCGCGAAGGCCAAGCAGTTGTGGGCGAATTCGGAGGAGATCCGGAACACGATCATTGGTTGGGTGAAGGTGAAGGGGACGGTGGACCCGGGTCAGTTCGCTTCGGTGGACTGGAAGCTGACCCGGGACGGTACGCCGGTGTTCTAGATCTTGAGGGTGGCGAGGTCGACGGAGTCGGCGAGGGCCTTGGCTCCGGCGTCGTTGACGTGCAGGCCGTCGCCGCTGTCGTAGTCGTCGTGGATCCGGTCGGGGTCGGCCGGGTCGGCGACGGCGGCGGCGAAGTCGGCGTAGGTGTCGAAGGGGCTGTCGGTGCCGCGGAGCCAGTCGTTGACCTCGCGGGCGACGGCGACGCCTTCGGGGGTGGAGTAGCCGTCGTAGATCGTGTCCTTGTAGGGGCCGACGGTGGTGGCGGTGGCGGTGAGTCCGGCCGCGTGGATGCGGTCGGCGAGGGTGGTGAGGCCCGCGATGAGGTCGGCGGCGGTGGGGATGGGGGCGGGTTCGGGGTAGGCCTCCTGGCCGGGGATGCCGAGGTCGTTGAGGCCGAAGTGGATGAGGACGTGGGTGACGCCGGGTACGTCGAGGGCGTCGCGTTCGAGTCGGGCGAGGGCGTGTTCGCCGATTTCGTCGGTGAGGAGCCGGTTGGCGGAGATGCCTTGGTTGACGACCCAGCCGTTGCTTCCGGCGTCCTGTAGGCGCTGGTTGAGCAGGTCGGGGAAGCGGCGGTCGGTGTCGTTGGTGGTGCCGGTGCCTTCGAACCAGGAGTCTCCGAAGGCGACGGCGATGCGGGTGCCTGCGGGGGCGAGGACGTCGGCGCCGGTGATGTAGTGGCGGGTGGCGAGTTCTTCGAGGCCTTCGGTGCCGTCGAGGGTGTCTGCGGTGAGGGCGTTGCCGGGGGCGGCGTATCCGGTGCGGAGGGGGACGGCGGAGTAGGTGGAGGGTCCGGTTTCGTCGGGGAGCCAGAGGGTGAGGGCGAGTTCGTCGCCCGCGGCGACGGGGCCGTCGACGGGGTCGCTGACGAGCTCCTCGCCGACGGGGATGGTGAAGTCTTCGGCGCCGGTGAAGCGGAGGGGGGTGTCGCTGCCGCTGTCGATGCCGCTGCCTTCGGTGCGTCTGGCGAGGTGGGCGCCACCGATGTGGAGGGGTTCCTTGCCGTAGCGGTTGCTGAGGCGGATGCGGAGGGCGGTGCCGCCGCCGTCGAGGCGGATGATCTGGCGGAGGGTGTGTCCGTCGAAGCCGCGGCGTTCGAAGAGGTCGATGGTTTCGTACGGGCTGACGAGGGCGGAGCGGAAGGCTGCGGTCCAGGCGGCGGTGGAGTCTGTGGTCATGGTGGTCTGAACCGGGGCGCGGGGGCTGTTATTTCGCTGTCATGCCCTTTTGGTGAAGGAATATTCGGGGGCGTCGGGGCGCTTGGGGCCGGACAATTCAGCCCATGAATGAGGAACTTGCGACGGTGCTCGGCCCGGTGCTCCGCGATCTGAAGGCGACGTGTGCGGTGCGGATGAAGGTCCGCGAGGAGTGGGACGCCGCGGTCGGTGATC
The sequence above is a segment of the Streptomyces sp. Je 1-369 genome. Coding sequences within it:
- a CDS encoding GDSL-type esterase/lipase family protein is translated as MTTDSTAAWTAAFRSALVSPYETIDLFERRGFDGHTLRQIIRLDGGGTALRIRLSNRYGKEPLHIGGAHLARRTEGSGIDSGSDTPLRFTGAEDFTIPVGEELVSDPVDGPVAAGDELALTLWLPDETGPSTYSAVPLRTGYAAPGNALTADTLDGTEGLEELATRHYITGADVLAPAGTRIAVAFGDSWFEGTGTTNDTDRRFPDLLNQRLQDAGSNGWVVNQGISANRLLTDEIGEHALARLERDALDVPGVTHVLIHFGLNDLGIPGQEAYPEPAPIPTAADLIAGLTTLADRIHAAGLTATATTVGPYKDTIYDGYSTPEGVAVAREVNDWLRGTDSPFDTYADFAAAVADPADPDRIHDDYDSGDGLHVNDAGAKALADSVDLATLKI